Sequence from the Argopecten irradians isolate NY chromosome 12, Ai_NY, whole genome shotgun sequence genome:
TTTCCTTCTGGTCCAGCATTGCCCTTGTTTTGGCCAACTCAGACTCTGTGTCAAATTTCTCTGTCTGTAATACATTCTTCTTTGATTCCATGGTCTTTGATTCGTCAAGGATTTCTTGGTATTCCTCCTCAAGTTTTGCCAAGCCTTTTTCTACCTCACTgaacatcaaaacaaaatgtcaaattgataaaaaattgacaaaaaaaatcacaagGTTCATGGGTGAAATTAAAAATTACCTCAAGTTCTAAATTGGAATGAAATACATTCTGTTTCCTTACATGTATAGTTATATTTTGGATGccaaaaagaacaattatttttttcttattatttttcaatgcTACAATGCTACAATGAATATAGAACAATCAATGACATGACAAAAAACCTTCTACTTTGTccacaaaaacattaaaaatcaacatgtattttaaaattaatataaaaatatcaatgactCACAGTTTTTGTCTGTGTAACTTGTCAGCCTCCTTGGCTATTTGGTTTGGAAGTGTGTTAATTTGTACAAGGTCACCCTGAAATGATGATAGGTAATATAAAGCtaatcatgtatataaaacaatgtaataataacaaaatctatAATTCAGCCTTATATATCATTCAGTATAGTATTTCATAAAGTAGTTAGAGACTTGTATATAAAACTCATATTTATGCCAAGAGTAATTGTATGCCATTTGCCACTGTTTGAATGGGATAATATATGTACCAGCATTACATCAGGTGTTGTGGACATTTGTTTCAGCGTGACAAAGTGATGTCTATACAAACAATTAGTTACCCAGACCTGAGATCACAAAGAAGCTTTATGATTTAAGTAATATGTAACACCATTGCTTCGGTAATTACCTTGAGATTTTCCATCTCCGATTTTAGCTGATCATATTCCTTCTGTTCAGCTAAACATTGGCGTTGAGTCGTTTCCATATCCTCACGCAGCGTCTTGGCCTCCATTTGACGCTGAACAATCTCTTTCTTCATATCCTCGGATGCAGCCTGTATTTCCTTCAGTTTCTTTTCAATTTCCTGTGTATCATTGAAAAACAATGTTTGAACACATATGCCATCTGActttaaaaatacaatttgattttaatcaaaataaaactgGTGAGCCTACAGATATGATTCAGGTCTTAAAAAATGGTGATTGGGCAAAAATATATCTGGTATTATTTATCCCAtagttattatatattaaaccatataaaataaaataatactgGAGATTATACTAATAACAGCaaaaaatgtattgtataaCTTCACTGGAAAACATTTAAAGGTATGTGTACTTtggaatatttgatatatataatataccaggtatttgTAGGGCATTAGacagaaaaatgaaataacaactaACCCATTGTTTAGGCATTCTTGAATATTCTCTCTCcatgattttcttttcttctgaCAACCTGTACGTATAAATAAAATCTCACTTTTATCTTCAAAAGGAATAAATGTTCATTGTACTTGACAcacaataatttcaaatataaactCTTTAGCATGCTGTTGTTTGTTTAACCAGTAAAACTGACTGCTTTTAAATAAGTCTATTGTGCCAAAAAATCCACTACATACAGTACTGTTAATCAAATcttaaaacaatattatatactTCATATTTGTAAACATCTACAGCttgcatcatttttttttatacataactAAGCTTCAACCTGCAAGGCGGGTCTATTGCATGTCTAGATGAAAATGTGTCTTAAATTGCtaattatatctataaatattgCATTGTAACCGTACGTTTCCAGCTCATACTGTTGTTGGTATTCCCGTTCCAGGATCTGGGCATATTCATTGTTATGTTTCATTAGTTGCTGTCTCATTTTAGTCACTTCAGTGTTGGAGCTATCCGGGAAATTGTCTCCCTTTTCTAGTTCTGAACGCTGCCTTTCCAACTCGATAGTGTGTTCCTTGGCAGTGTTGAGAAGGTTAGCCTCACTCTCCCGAGTTCTACAATAGCAATTTTTTTTAGGAACTTTCATTCTGTTTGTCTTTATTTATGTTCATATATTTATGTTCTATTTGTATGAAAAACATCTTAAAAGAAGAATataatttttcttatttttgacAAAACATCTTTATGAAACTATTATACTTGCAGAACTTTTGAAATACCCACATACATATATGCACACATTTTTATCACTAGTAACATGTACGTATTAGGACAattttctctttatttttttttctttccttccTTTGCTCaaattgcatttgatattttaaaattgtttagcTCAAATTTACAAACCTTTTAAGAGTTTCATGAAGCTCAGTATACTTTGCTTTCAACAGTGCTACCTTTGTCCCTGTGAGTTTCCCTTCATGAAACAGCTGTAAAGAAAAATATACAGATTTTGTACAGATCATTGTGATTGCATATCATATTGATGTCTGCAGAAAAAGAATACTGGGTGGATCCCCCCATGCAAGTTTGTTTCTATAACTTTCacatttatcataaaattaatTCTGCTGAATGACCAAGTCCAATATTAGTCTTGCTTCTATAAATAAACACAtcaattaagaaaataaattatttaaagaaGTTTCACTTTGATAAACCAGGTGGAGAATAAAGATAccataaaataacaataacattcACTGGTTAATTgtaacagataataaaaatttATTTGACTCTTAATTGTTTCCTGTCAGTAGTATCCGTTATACAAAGAATCTTTATGTGAGGaacaaagaaaaatcaattAATGGGTCGGTTTGAAGCCATTCTCAATGGGAACCAATATCAATGGACACTTTTTACAATAAACTATCCATCACCTTTTTCAAAAAGACCTTTTCATTTGCATTGCAATAGATCTCTTTACCAAACAACATTAAGCCTAAAATCCAATTGGTAATGGTAAAGTTCCTTTGGAACTTAAAAACTTCAGCAAGAAATATTCTGACTAAGATTTGGGGAAATTGTCATGTTTTTTCCACCTCAACTCCAAAAAGATATGTATCAGTTTTCAGCAGCGTATTAAATATCGATACGCAAACATGCTATATATCGCTGTATCGTTTTAACAACTCAACCTACTGTGTTCGTTATAGAAATAGGagattccaaacaaaatttattctaaaacttaattcaagtaagagcatttcaatcaaaaggaagtgtttaaaatatctgtgtcacctagatggattagaaatgccTTTTGATAACTAAGAATACaaattgacagaaattaattaacacagataataaactgaatcaaatgtttggtagatttttttcaggttATAGAATGTTTAATCAAAGttgtcttttattgtcacaatattcaaaacacaatggtcagcagaatttgaaaaagaggtccactgtatcgtcaatatgtattctgtattgtttcagtgtaatGTCAATATCTATTGTATcgttttagaccttccaatGCCCTAGCAAATTATGAGAAAATCTGTTCCAAATATTCACATCAAAAATCAACCCTGTAGCAGACTAGCAGCCGACTCTGATGAGCAAAGGTTGGTGAATATTGtgtttataatattacttataagtaaactttgattttcacaacaacaaaaaataataactacCTCATCAAGACACTGGAAGGCAGGGCTGGCTGAAACCTCCACCTGACTCTCCTCCTGTTGAACTACCCGGGGAGGCAAGGCAGAGATAACAGTCTCATATTTCTGGCCAGGGCTTTCCTCTTCTTCCTTTTCATCATCTCTTTCTTCATCACTACCGCGATCACTCATCTGAGAAATCCAATAACaaataaatttgtaaatattaattatatttatcttaatcaaataatcaaaagacaataacaattaattatatatctagAACAACAGTGCATTAAACTACAAAAGTAGGTCTACAGTACAGATTACACATTGCTAGGCCCTACATTTAGTTCTTATTTTGCattaaatttgatattaaaactACTGAAAGTTAAAGTTGTGTATTAATCtaataaaaaagacattttgaatACTTATATTTAAGTTAATACAATATGTCAACCGATAAATTCAGTTAATTGAAACCAAAAATATAGTCTGTATTGAATGCCTTGTAACTGCacgaaaatataaaaagaagtTTTTGTTGCAACTTTTTCagatttcatattgttttttatCACACCATAGATATGAGAAAAGTTTCTACATATGCTCGAAAATGTAAAGATATGTAATTGTAAGGAGAACAACACTCaattttaaataacatcaaGATCAAATCACCTGTCgtatacaatattaatttagAGACAGAAACACTTTCGTGTAAATCACTCAATCGCTTACACCTGTTTGAAATCTATTCAATGTCACATATACAATCCAATCACTAAAGAAAACGTACTGCGTGATGTCTTCTTAATACAGCGAGGCTGCTTAGATCTCAAATATCCTTCTTGCGTGCAGATGCACAGGTGAAAATTGATGATGAtcgttgacattaattattgaAGACCGTCATGGCGGCATAAATAGCAATTGTTTCTAAGGACGTTGCGCATGCGCTGAGCTTAATTGCGGTTAACGTAAAATAAAACCGAAAGTTCAGAAATTTTAAATCTTAACTGGTgtaattttaacaataaacataaATTTTTAAACTAACCTTTACTCTGGATATATTTTATACAGCTTGGAAGTACTTGTTTTACGACAATCTGCGAGCACTGTTAATCCGGGTTACAAACAAACTTGCGTGATTCCCCTCAAATTTTACTCTGGATATATTTTATACAGCTTGGAAGTACTTGTTTTACGACAATCTGCGAGCACTGTTAATCCGGGTTACAAACAAACTTGCGTGATTCCCCTCAAATTCAAGGGTTTGACTGACGTAGATCAAACGCGTGCCTGCATGTTTCTGTTTGTGTTGAACACGTCTTGTCCAAAATGAAGATCGAAGAAGTGAAAAGTACGACAAAAACTCAAAGAATCGCATCACACAGTCATATAAAAGGTTTAGGATTGGATGAAAATGGATACGCTATCCAGAGTGCCGCCGGTTTGGTGGGACAAGAACTTGCTCGTGAGGTAAATGCCGGTTTCTGCAGGCACAAAACCAATTTTTGGTTCGACTCTCTAGAATATTCTTTGAGAGTCAACTAATTTCTGATCAATTCAAATTATTACACTCTTATCTTTCTTTTTGATCTGCTGAAAATGGGATTTTGATTAGATTTATATGGAGATTCTTTTAATAACTATCTCTccattttatattcatattaacAGATGAATTGAAACTTCAGTGAATCTGAAAGTCTGTTTAGCTTAACGACAGCTTTACGTTTTTGGTATTATACTTCTATTTCACCCTAAACTAAGGACAGACTCATCGAAAACCCTTGAAGATGGCATAAGGTTAAAAGTTGTGAAAACATCTTTGGTGTTGTAAAATGTCTTTTACATTTGTGAAAACAGCAGGTTGTTAAATACAGCCTCTGTCAGTCAGATGACAGAGCATGTCAGTAGAGctgttggtacatgtatatcatgtagGAAACCAAAATAACATTACCCggaacacaatattatttgAGAGCAAATcttcaaatatcaataaaagaacatgttttgtttttaagaattTTAGATAATGAATCCAGTATTGACAAGCTATTGCAATCACTTCGAAGTGAAATGGTTTAAGGCCATACCTTGTAGATATTCGGTAATGTGGTTTGGTTCCTAAAGTAATCAGatttttaaatcaacaaaatcatAAAGGTAGGATTACAATTCTTTGTGGATAATTTTGTAAACTTTCTTTGATATGCCTTAATAGAAAAAAGTTGTGTTTAATCTTTTTTTATGTATAGAGAAAAATTTGAAGTTTACCTTGGAATTGGTCAatctaaaattttaaaatattctccAAAAAAGGCAATACaaataattgaaatacattaaaggaaaatacatgtaaatacgaTAGAAAATAAGGACTGTAAAATCCAAATCTGTTGTTGGTTCTTACAAAAAATAGACTGATTATTAAAAATCATAATCTGATAAAATTAAGATCTTCACTACTTTCATGATATACACTTTCTAGCATAAGTTTATTGTAAAATCATcgaaataaacacaaacactattgcttaacattttgatttgtatgtgtatatatttcaatatcacaTCATCTCGAATCTGGATCTATGGCGAGTCTGTTGGTACATTATTCTTAATATCAGAATACCCTGAAGGCATTCACTTGAacttttaaatgtaaatgtgGATTATAGTCACTGTCCTAGATAACAATGTACAACAGATATACAAAGTGTAAGACAGAAATAATGGATTTCTTCTAAAAGTGTctaaaaaggtaaaatatgtttttaaagctTTTGTACTTGAAACTAGAATTGGGACCGATACAATTTAGCAGAATTTTGTTTGTGGCTTCAAAATTTTGTTCAGATTTCAGTATTATTAAAATTCTAACACAGATCATGGACAAGGTATAAGCTTTATTAACACTGAGAAttgacttaaaaaaaaatacccacTGAGATGAAGTTTTCACTGCACAAAGAATTGTAATGTCAAAATCTCATTTTCAAAGGACTTCAACTTCAATTCTTTCATTTATCATTGCGACGTACTGACTTTATCTTGAAAGGTGTCCTTATTGTATGAAAATGTCATAATCTTTTGAGTCATACCTATAAAGTAACATATGTAGTAGATTTCAGCATACTTGTCTTTTCTAAGTTTTCTTATGTATGACAAAGATGTACTTTGTATTTCCAGGCCGCTGGAGTGGTGGTTGAACTTATCAAATCAAAGAAGATGGCTGGCCGAGCTGTCCTCTTAGCAGGACCTCCGGGTACTGGCAAGGTGGGTACAGAATTCACGATTCAGTGTTGTATGTATTTACAGTAATTAAGACAAGTGGTTATCTGTAATAAAAGTGTTCGTAGCTTTCTTATAATTCAGTTTTACTGTTTTAGATCACTTTCAAAAGCGAAAACAAATTCTTCAAATGGATGAAAGGGCTTGTGAGATTTTACCCATAGATTTAGTAGATATAGTTGCACTTgaataaatttaacaaaatgatATAAGTTATTATTAGTCAAAATAAGATGATTTTGATATACCAAACCAAATATGTCAGTGAcgtaatattttcattaattagtCCCACCATGGAAGTGATAGTGATTTTTGTTACAATCACCAGAAGATAGGATTAATTAATGGTAATCACACTTCGTTAACATATCTTGAAACTCAcgtaataattaatttatacaaTGTTCTTTCATGGAATATATCCCTTGAGAGAAGTTCATATCAAGGAGATGAAGTATGTATATGGTTATACCATGACAAGGTTTAACTTCTTTACCACAGACTGCCATCGCTTTAGCCATTGCACAAGAACTGGGAACCAAAGTACCATTCTGTCCTATGGTGGGTAGTGAAGTCTACTCAACAGAAATCAAGAAGACAGAAGTCCTGATGGAGAACTTCCGGCGAGCCATTGGGTTGAGGATCAAGGAAACAAAAGAAGTTTATGAGGGAGAAGTGACAGAGCTTACACCAGTGGAGACAGAAAACCCAATGGGAGGTGAGAGGCTTTGACTTTGAGATGCAACTCTAGTATTATTTCGTATTAAAACTATGCAATAGTGACTGACCATGCATAAGCTGTTGGTTTTGGCAAAAAGTGTTACCCGGTAcataaaatagttttaatcaCTGCAGTACTTCTTTCTGGAAATGTATCTCAGTACTTGAAATATAGTagataacaaaatgttttaactatatttaaaaacatcacTTAAAAAGTTCAATGATTttaaattctgattttaaattCTGATGTTAAAATTACCTTAAACCCTGTATTGAAGGTAGTGTCTTTATTTCACAAACAGGATATGGAAAGACTGTAAGCCATGTTGTGATTGGGCTGAAGACCGCCAAGGGAACAAAGCAGCTGAAGCTGGACCCATCTATATACGAAAGTCTACAAAAGGAGAAAGTGGAAGTAGGAGACGTGATCTATATTGAAGCTAACAGTGGAGCAGTGAAGGTAAATACTCACGATAATATTCACAAGacataattacaaaaatgtaaattgttaacCATGATGTTATACTCTTCTTGAAATAAGTCTAGCTATCTTCAGGTCATATGTTATCATTTCTGCTGACAGTTCAAACATTAACTTATGTCCTCTTGAGTTAGACTCGGAAGGTAGGAAGGTAGAAGACAGGTGCTTTTTATTGGGGTCAAATATTTAGTACCTAGTCTACATCTGTTAATGTATTTTGAAGAACTTTTAGTGGCTTGTACATTTGATTTTTTCTATCATATTAATTTTCTTTcctaaatgaagaaaaatgtcCCCTTGTAATTAAGGTTTTTTGAATATGTTATGTATGGATTTCTTCAAATAAATGACTGTGTCCACTTGTGGTTGTAGCGTCAAGGTCGATCTGACAGCTATGCGACAGAGTATGATCTGGAGGCTGAGGAGTATGTACCCTTACCTAAAGGAGATGTCCACAAGAAGAAAGAAGTGATTCAGGACGTGACGTTACACGACTTGGATTGTGCAAATGCAAGGCCACAGGTAGGTGTATCgtaatatatagttatatagggcaagtaccgtattttccggacaataagtCGCACCTGTGTACaagccgcagaggccttttttacgattttttcaggttttgtacacaCATAAGACGCACCGTTACATAAGCCGCAAccaaaagttaggcccatgcACCCACGCAACCCTCTGTGTATACGATCGATCTCTAATGAAGCACGGTAATGCTTATCGATCGATTAGAATCACGAAAACTGCCTGTAAActtgttctgtaaatgtataacaaataaaactcacaatgatgtaaatatctttagcaaaattgatttggtcatgtttctgttcgttgtttactctgccattacgtaagacttcttgtgtgtaaacaaacatggcggccgtacgaattcacgcttactctctctcatatttcaACATGCCGGTTAAAATACTTTCCTCAATATGCATAcgattttcttttatatctattttgatatacttcgcgtattaattatattgatgtgtataGGATTACTTTATTATCAAGACTATCATTAACCTAAAAttgacttcgtttagagtgttctCTCTCAACTTgccatcccatgatgcaattcaccgaagccttatttttgtaaacttccggatatgatttcgtggtgtttgccgctgcagagatcgattaaatgatgttttatacgaCTGTTTGGTGCTTTTTAACATCGCtataatgttctatattacatgtaattcacactataaacttgactgccgattatttcattgaagtcacagcgacaggattctgagaaatacacatgttgaccgtgtgtaacacgtgtgcaagttatatttagcagtcattcagaagattgtTTTTTCCCTGTCTGCAGACATTTCTTTCactcaaataatatttaaataatatatttaacttattgtttgatatttgatagtttttgacgttttagttattattttcttggtaacgatcctgcagcaaatcgatagcgaaatcagtccgccattgtgttgtgactgtaaacaaccacgcttcagtcggccgattttccatgaattaaacaattttacgattgaacatgtatctggtacgttattatttttatctttattatattttcatcacatattatatcgtttaaacacttttacagtgatattttcgatgtataactttactaaaccgCTATTGTGTTGCGCTAGTAAACAAACACGTTTCAGTCGGCGGATTTtccttgaattaaacaattttacgaatgaATATGCATCTGATATGTAATCATTTTCAtcgttaatatattttcattgcatattttatcttttaaacactttaacagtgatttgttcgatgtataactttacaaaacttGCGAGTAAatcttacgattttcacatgtgaatcacgacgtaataatgccaaaacatcgtcagatgttggttttcgtccacagataagtcgcactggtgtatatgccgcactcccgattttcagggaaaaaaagtagcggcttatactccggaaaatacggtagatttcttataaaatatatcCATGTTCAGGCTAGTTACATATTTAGAGAAGttcaattttacatttattttgatatattgttaGTAAAAGACacgatacatgtacaaaaaatatCCAAAATGTATCTTTAATAGCTGAAATCCTATAGCTGGAgacaaattatctcccctggacCATACATCATATATTTCCCCCCTTACACCAATTTCTAGGCGTTTGTTGCTGGAAACTagacaatgatattatatttAGTTAGGATGCTTGACTTCTGTAATCCAAAGAATCCATGGTGGCATCAGACTAGGAAATTTTGACAGacatttcctattataaatatacttttttattgttttgtgttatataggGAGGCCAGGACATTATGTCTATGATGGGGCAGCTCATGAAACCAAAGAAAACAGAAATCACAGGTCAGTATCCTACTATACATGAGATTAGGTTATTGTAAGTAATTCTGCCTCCAGACCACTTGATCCTGCTCATCACAGATTATAAGACTTTCAGCaacttcaaaattcaaatgaacaGCATAAGATTTTATTCACTTAATCATGAaccttaaaattttaattattatattttgctTTAAACTTGGTCTTTGAAAAAAAGTTGCTGTAGATAtttaaggtacatgtattatgcTTGTTAATGATATCGAgtgaattggaaaaaaaatgtttatgagAAATTATGCGATGCAATTGTCATCGGTCGTTATTCTGTTGAAAAGATGATACACTGTACTAatttaatgtttgttataaCAGATAAACTAAGGAAGGAGATAAACAAAGTGGTAAACAAGTACATAGACCAGGGTATTGCCGAGCTGGTGCCAGGAGTGTTGTTTGTAGACGAGGTTCACATGTTAGATATTGAATGTTTTACTTACCTCCACCGAGCCTTGGAGTCAACGATAGCACCCATCGTTATCTTTGCCACCAATAGAGGCAAATGTACCATTAGGTAAGTTTTATGTCATTATTATGAATAATTAATACATTCTATATACTAtagaatattatattatattattgaaatatacaaCCCAGAAAGTAATTAATTTGCGACTCAATTTGGAATattcttccttactgactttcTTCTTCAAAAGTATATCGTCACCATCTCAAGTTTGGCTTTGAGTTAAGCCCTagctcctgtgaggaaggtctgagtgtgctgttcggtgtctcTGGCGATATGCTTCAGGgagatagcactatgaaaagggcaataGTCCCACTGTTGAAATGGGATACAACACAAATACACTGTGGACTCCAAAAACATTCAAACATTCACAAATTGCATACAGGGAGGTCATGAAGTGGAAGTCTGGACTTCACCAAGAAAAAATAGATTTTCAGAACAATAACTCTGcttttttgtacatgtacttcagatAGTATTAGTGTCATACAAACATGCAAACTTTATTATTGCTAATGCTATTTGATGTTTACAGAGGAACAGAGGATATTGTGTCTCCCCATGGTGTGCCCCTTGATCTGCTTGACCGAGTCATGATAGTTAGAACCTTACCTTACTCACAAGAGGAaatggtccaggtatatccagATTACcagtttctttttctttctgaTATACTTGTAATTTTGACAAGCTGCTCAAATCTTGCtcaatgaaatttaattaagTGTGAAAAATATGACtattttagataaaacaaattgTTCAATATCTATATTCAACATTCCTTTGGTAACATGATGGTTTGGTTCTAAATGagaatattataaataatgaaattacaataaaatgtttgtacatttattgtagaTATTGAAAATCCGAGCGCAGACAGAAGGAATACAGATTGAAGAACCTTCATTACAGATGTTAGGCCAACTTGGTACTCGAACAACACTCAGGTAAGTTCCCAGCTGGTCACAAACcagattttatctaaatatcttTTTATACCATGCTGTTTCACATTTAATCCCTGGCTCTATATAGTTATTTATGACTTTTTAAGTCCAAAGCGCAGTTGCAAGGTATTGACACTGTAGATTGATGTAGTTTCCTTAGGTACTCCGAATTTTCTTCATTGCCAAACACTGGCTTTAAATAACTGGCTGTGAACGGATATAAAGAATAAAATCAATAGTTACGGGGGAGGGGGTTTACTACCAATATGACTTCCTATACCAGTGTTTGATGAGATAATATCATGCCAATTTAACTGTTTTTgctacaaataaacacatgttTGATATTTTGCAGAATTTAACTGTTTTGAAACTTACAATTTTCACTgcttctgtctccaaatacgaAAAGAATTCCGAAGTTTAATAGACAAGGTGGCTTGCCAACATGCAGTGTTCAAATATTCTTCGGTGTTTTTATGATATGGAGAATGTATTTATTACGCTCAgataattaaatggaaaatatctcTTGACTTGACAAGCTTTTTACATCCACCCTGGTCCGCTTTGCGTGACTGACGTCTTTGTTTACATTCGGCCGTTTACTACTATTGCTGAGGTGTcacgatatttcattgtatctgtATCCGTGTATTAAATATTCTCTCGTTAATGAAAGGATGCGTTTAGTTGACAATCCGTGCGGAAATGTATAAGGAGCCAGCGATAAATAACTCAGAACTTTTTATCACGTGTTTGTTGAGCTTCTGCATAGATCACCCAGACGCTTGATGCGTACGTAGTTAACAAGCGTCTGTTTGAGTGAGACTTGGTTAAATTCAGTGGGCCATCGTAATGACATGATCACAATACGAACGTACCTG
This genomic interval carries:
- the LOC138336138 gene encoding ruvB-like 1: MKIEEVKSTTKTQRIASHSHIKGLGLDENGYAIQSAAGLVGQELAREAAGVVVELIKSKKMAGRAVLLAGPPGTGKTAIALAIAQELGTKVPFCPMVGSEVYSTEIKKTEVLMENFRRAIGLRIKETKEVYEGEVTELTPVETENPMGGYGKTVSHVVIGLKTAKGTKQLKLDPSIYESLQKEKVEVGDVIYIEANSGAVKRQGRSDSYATEYDLEAEEYVPLPKGDVHKKKEVIQDVTLHDLDCANARPQGGQDIMSMMGQLMKPKKTEITDKLRKEINKVVNKYIDQGIAELVPGVLFVDEVHMLDIECFTYLHRALESTIAPIVIFATNRGKCTIRGTEDIVSPHGVPLDLLDRVMIVRTLPYSQEEMVQILKIRAQTEGIQIEEPSLQMLGQLGTRTTLR